CTGGAATGAAATCATTTATATCAGCCCTGCCTATGAAAAACTCTGGGGAATGAGTGCCGACAAACTGTATCAAAATCCACGCGTCTGGCTGGAGTCAATCCACCCTGACGATCAGGCTCAGATATTAGCTGAAATCCCCCAACAATCCGACAATATTCCTGCTTGCATTGAGTTTAGTGAGTATCGTATTATCAAACCCGATAACAGTATTTTATGGATTAAAGCAAGAGCCTATCCCGTTTATGACAGCGATGGCAAGGCGGTTCGTATTGCCGGTATTGCCGAGGATATTACCGCCAAAAAAGCAGCGGACGAAACGCTGCGCCGCACGCAAAAAATGAATGCCTTGGGCAAACTCACTGGTGGTATCGCACATGACTATAATAATATGCTCGGCGTGGTCTTGGGCTATGCTGATTTACTCAACGACATGCTCGAAGATCAGCCCAAATTGCAGGCTTATGTCAGTAAAATCACCCATGCGGGTCAACGCGGTGCGAAACTAACCAAAAAACTCCTCTCGTTCTCAAAAAGCAAGTCCACTGATATCAAAAAACTGGATATCAATACCCTCCTTAGAGATGAGCAGCACATGCTGGAAAAAACCCTGACCGCACGTATCAAATTAAGCCTTATACTCGAACAAAACTTGTGGCCTGTTTGTCTGGATGAAAGTGAATTAGAAGATGCTATTCTTAATATGGCCATCAATGCAATGCATGCCATTGATAAAAATGGCCAACTTGAAATAACAACCCTCAATGTACCTGCCAGCAGTATTGAAAAGCAAGGTTTGCTCTTAGCGATTGGCGATTATGTTCAAGTTAGCATCAGTGACAGTGGCTGTGGTATGAGTGAGAGCGTTAAAGAACAAATTTTTGACCCCTTCTACTCCACCAAGGGTGAACAAGGCACGGGACTGGGTCTAAGCCAGGTCTATGGTTTTGTCAGCCGCAGTGGTGGCACCATTGAAGTGCATTCAAAGTTAGAACTTGGCTCACAATTTAATTTATATTTCCCCCGCTATACCGGTGAAGACACAGCGCGTAATGCAGCAGAAAAATCCACCATCACAAGGCTTAAAAATGAGGTCATTATTCTGGTAGTCGATGATGAGCCTGATTTACTCAATTTGGCCTGTGAAATTCTCTCTAAGCATGGCTATCAGATCTATCGGGCAGAGCATGCAAAACAGGCTTTGAGCATCATGGCCACCACTCATATTGACATTTTATTTTCCGATATCATTATGCCTGATATGGATGGTTATACATTAGCTGCCGAGGTGAGTAAACGCTATCCTAATATAAAAATTCAACTCTCTAGTGGCTATTCTGGTGAAAAAAATACCGAACAGGTTGATAATCAACTTTCTCAACAGGTGCTACAAAAACCTTATACGGCACAAACACTGCTTAAGCGTATTCAGGACTTGCTAAATTAACATCTGCTGACTAGTATTAAATAAATAATATTAGGTATCGACATGAAAATAAGCACAACATTCTACATAGCGGGTTTTTGTGCTATTTTTTCCTTCTTAGCACCCTTGTATGCAAGCGAACACAATGGCGCACAAACACCTACCATCATGCTGAATGACACCAATAAAGAACCTTTTACTAACAACAATAAGGACGGTTTTTTTGACCTGATTTTAGCTGAAATTTTTCAGGCTGTCGGCTATCAACTCAAAACCGTGCATCTGCCCCCCGAACGTGGATTACTTAGTGCTAATGACGGCATAGTTGACGGTGAAGTAAATCGTATTATTAATCTGGAAAGCACTTATCCTAACCTAATACGTGTCCCTGAAAAAATACGTGATTCTGATTTTTGTGCCTTATCGCTCAACCCAACAATCATTAATACCCCTGAAGTACTCAACAAAAAAGTCGTTGGCCACATTAAGGGCTGGAAAATTTACGATAAAATGATGCGTGATTCAAAACAAGTGATTACTGTCAGCAGCCCTCAACAACTACTGAGACTATTAAAGTTACAGCGCATTGATGTGGCCTTATATACCTGCGTCGAAGGCCTTGCCTTAGCCAAACAACTTAATATCCAGCAGCTGAAAATACTCAAGCCGTCCTTTATACAAGTGGGGATGTATATTTATCTTAATAAACGCCACGTAGATTTAGTGCCAAAACTAAGCCAAGCATTGCACGCTATAAAAAAAAATGGTCGCTATGGTCAGCTCTATCAAGAAAAAATACGACCCTATTATGTTAACGAATAAATGAGACTATTATTCAACAACCATAAAATGAGCATCACCAGTTAAATGAAAAAAGTTATTCCTGCCCCCCTCACCAAGCGTTCGTCACTGGCGAAGCGACTCATTATTTACATGATATTGTTCAGTGCATCCATTACTTTACTGACCACTGCGGTGCAACTTTATGATGAGTATCAACGTGATATCAGC
This genomic window from sulfur-oxidizing endosymbiont of Gigantopelta aegis contains:
- a CDS encoding PAS domain S-box protein, which codes for MKSNIAKKLILYTILFSSAITLIITAVQLYTEFQYDVMSINEKLQQIESSYDESITRSVWNLDKDQLQVILDGITELPDIIYAKVNTGDDTEIVSSRHASSEIIKSKLDLNYFYNNKNITIGSFTVIASLDDVYHRLLNRLWVILFSNALKTSLVAVFIFYLFSHLVTRHLGKISRFSEQHNALSEQKTLTLDRNTSQHDELDTVVEAINDMHYRLHEKISEINRQKQYLSRTLNSIGDAVITTDNKGLVTRLNPVAEKLTGWSNTDALNKPLKAIFPIIDATTRETIPNPVDTVLNRGETVYLSNHTTLIAQNGQEYQIADSAAPIRDGDTILGMVLVFNDVTEEYKMREALHESEQRLRQLAENLNEVFWLGSPDWNEIIYISPAYEKLWGMSADKLYQNPRVWLESIHPDDQAQILAEIPQQSDNIPACIEFSEYRIIKPDNSILWIKARAYPVYDSDGKAVRIAGIAEDITAKKAADETLRRTQKMNALGKLTGGIAHDYNNMLGVVLGYADLLNDMLEDQPKLQAYVSKITHAGQRGAKLTKKLLSFSKSKSTDIKKLDINTLLRDEQHMLEKTLTARIKLSLILEQNLWPVCLDESELEDAILNMAINAMHAIDKNGQLEITTLNVPASSIEKQGLLLAIGDYVQVSISDSGCGMSESVKEQIFDPFYSTKGEQGTGLGLSQVYGFVSRSGGTIEVHSKLELGSQFNLYFPRYTGEDTARNAAEKSTITRLKNEVIILVVDDEPDLLNLACEILSKHGYQIYRAEHAKQALSIMATTHIDILFSDIIMPDMDGYTLAAEVSKRYPNIKIQLSSGYSGEKNTEQVDNQLSQQVLQKPYTAQTLLKRIQDLLN
- a CDS encoding substrate-binding periplasmic protein; amino-acid sequence: MKISTTFYIAGFCAIFSFLAPLYASEHNGAQTPTIMLNDTNKEPFTNNNKDGFFDLILAEIFQAVGYQLKTVHLPPERGLLSANDGIVDGEVNRIINLESTYPNLIRVPEKIRDSDFCALSLNPTIINTPEVLNKKVVGHIKGWKIYDKMMRDSKQVITVSSPQQLLRLLKLQRIDVALYTCVEGLALAKQLNIQQLKILKPSFIQVGMYIYLNKRHVDLVPKLSQALHAIKKNGRYGQLYQEKIRPYYVNE